One window from the genome of Bacillota bacterium encodes:
- the rsfS gene encoding ribosome silencing factor has translation MEALELALLAARAAEDRKARDVMVMEMRELTTVTDYFVLASGRTPIQVRAIADHVEDEASRRGARLLHREGYERGRWVLLDYGDVVVHVLCEEERKFYALERLWGDAPVVYSAGSPALAVESGN, from the coding sequence TTGGAAGCTCTCGAACTGGCCCTGCTGGCGGCACGAGCCGCGGAGGACAGGAAGGCCAGGGACGTCATGGTCATGGAGATGCGAGAACTCACTACGGTGACAGACTACTTTGTGCTGGCCAGCGGGCGTACCCCCATACAGGTGCGCGCCATTGCTGACCATGTGGAGGACGAAGCCTCCCGGCGGGGGGCCCGTTTGCTCCACCGGGAAGGGTACGAGCGTGGTCGATGGGTGCTGCTGGACTACGGTGACGTGGTCGTCCATGTCCTGTGTGAGGAAGAGCGAAAGTTCTATGCCCTCGAGCGCCTGTGGGGTGACGCCCCGGTTGTATACAGTGCCGGCAGCCCGGCGCTGGCGGTAGAGAGCGGGAATTGA